The following are encoded in a window of Rhizobium sp. 11515TR genomic DNA:
- a CDS encoding YoaK family protein, whose translation MKPSLPTLLSINGGYVDTAGFLALHGLFTAHVTGNFVTLGASLALGTSGALAKLLALPVFCIVVILARLIGGDLSRRNLPTLQIILTLKLLLLAFAAILALHFGPFGDGDGWQPLLTGMTLVAAMAIQTTAHRIHLGSTPPTTMMTGTTTQIMIDIADLLHSAKPEEKAAMKARLRRMGVAVGGFAFGCALAAALFLFVGMACFVLPPVLALAGILMHTGKAEVKPA comes from the coding sequence ATGAAGCCGAGCCTGCCCACCCTTCTGAGTATCAATGGCGGCTATGTCGATACCGCCGGGTTCCTTGCCCTGCATGGACTATTCACGGCGCATGTTACAGGCAATTTCGTCACGCTCGGCGCTTCCTTGGCACTCGGAACTTCGGGCGCGCTGGCCAAGCTTCTGGCGCTGCCGGTTTTCTGTATCGTTGTCATCCTCGCGCGCCTCATCGGTGGTGATCTCTCGCGCCGCAATCTTCCGACGCTGCAGATCATCCTTACGCTGAAATTGCTGCTACTAGCGTTCGCGGCGATCCTCGCTTTGCACTTTGGCCCGTTTGGCGATGGAGATGGCTGGCAGCCGCTTCTGACAGGGATGACGCTTGTCGCGGCCATGGCAATCCAGACGACGGCACATCGCATTCATCTCGGCTCGACGCCGCCGACGACCATGATGACGGGCACGACGACGCAGATCATGATCGACATCGCCGATCTGCTCCATAGTGCCAAGCCGGAGGAAAAGGCGGCAATGAAGGCCCGGCTTCGCCGCATGGGGGTCGCTGTTGGCGGCTTTGCCTTCGGTTGCGCGTTGGCGGCGGCGCTTTTTCTATTTGTCGGCATGGCCTGTTTCGTTCTGCCTCCGGTTTTGGCGCTAGCCGGAATTCTCATGCATACCGGCAAGGCGGAGGTGAAGCCGGCTTAG
- the galE gene encoding UDP-glucose 4-epimerase GalE, with the protein MAGETVLVVGGAGYIGSHTCLDLANKGFKPVVYDNFSNGHREFVKWGPAEEGDIRDRARLDEVLAKHKPAAILHFAALIEVGESVKDPVAFYENNVIGTLTLLSAAQAAGVKAFVFSSTCATYGLPQSVPLDESHQQVPINPYGRTKYIVEQALADYGQYKGLRSVVLRYFNAAGADFEGRIGEWHTPETHAIPLAIDAALGRRQGFKVFGSDYDTRDGTCVRDYIHVLDLADAHVRAVEYLLRGGDSVALNLGTGTGTTVKELLGTIETVSNRPFPVEYVGRREGDSTTLVANNDKARDILGWSPQYDLTEIIQSAWNWHAKSNQH; encoded by the coding sequence ATGGCAGGAGAAACGGTGCTTGTGGTCGGCGGAGCCGGATATATCGGTTCGCACACTTGTCTGGATCTGGCGAACAAGGGGTTCAAGCCCGTCGTCTACGACAATTTCTCCAACGGTCATCGCGAGTTCGTCAAATGGGGTCCCGCCGAGGAAGGCGATATCCGCGATCGGGCGCGTCTCGATGAGGTGCTAGCCAAGCACAAGCCTGCCGCAATCCTGCATTTCGCTGCGCTGATCGAGGTCGGCGAGTCTGTCAAGGATCCCGTCGCCTTCTACGAAAACAACGTCATCGGCACGCTGACCCTGCTGTCCGCAGCTCAGGCTGCCGGTGTGAAGGCTTTCGTCTTCTCCTCGACTTGCGCCACCTATGGCCTGCCGCAGAGCGTGCCGCTGGACGAGAGCCACCAGCAGGTGCCGATCAACCCCTATGGCCGAACGAAATATATCGTCGAGCAGGCGCTGGCCGATTACGGCCAGTATAAGGGGCTGCGCTCCGTGGTGCTGCGCTATTTCAACGCCGCCGGCGCCGATTTCGAGGGGCGCATCGGCGAGTGGCATACGCCGGAAACCCATGCGATCCCGCTCGCCATTGATGCGGCGCTCGGAAGGCGCCAGGGCTTCAAGGTGTTCGGCAGCGATTATGATACGCGCGACGGCACCTGCGTGCGCGATTACATCCATGTGCTCGATCTCGCCGATGCCCATGTTCGCGCCGTGGAATATCTGCTGCGTGGTGGCGATTCCGTCGCGCTCAATCTAGGCACGGGCACGGGAACGACGGTGAAGGAATTGCTCGGGACCATCGAGACCGTGTCGAACCGGCCGTTCCCGGTCGAATATGTCGGCCGCCGTGAGGGCGATTCGACGACGCTGGTCGCCAACAACGACAAGGCTCGCGATATCCTTGGCTGGTCGCCGCAATATGACCTGACGGAGATCATCCAATCCGCATGGAATTGGCATGCCAAATCCAACCAGCACTGA
- a CDS encoding DUF1993 domain-containing protein encodes MPSMYSFSVPIFQRGLQNLSAYLDKIEAYAAEKGIAAEELVSARLIDDMLPLSGQYQRASDTAKLTISRLAGIDAPRFEDNEVTVADLRERLKKTQDFLATITPATMEGSETREVTIAPGGNKITFKGEDYLAKFALPNFFFHVTTAHDILRSRGLSVGKMNYLGALS; translated from the coding sequence ATGCCCTCGATGTACAGTTTCTCGGTTCCGATCTTTCAACGCGGCCTGCAAAACCTTTCGGCCTATCTCGACAAGATCGAAGCCTATGCGGCGGAAAAAGGTATCGCGGCGGAGGAACTCGTTTCCGCGCGCCTGATCGACGACATGCTGCCGCTCTCTGGCCAGTACCAGCGCGCCTCCGATACAGCGAAGCTCACCATTTCCCGCCTTGCCGGCATCGATGCGCCGCGCTTCGAGGATAATGAAGTAACCGTCGCAGACCTGCGGGAACGTCTGAAGAAGACGCAGGATTTCCTGGCGACGATCACGCCGGCAACGATGGAAGGCAGCGAGACGCGGGAAGTGACGATCGCGCCGGGAGGCAACAAGATCACCTTCAAAGGTGAAGATTACCTGGCGAAATTCGCGCTGCCGAATTTCTTCTTCCACGTCACGACGGCGCACGACATCCTGCGCAGCCGCGGGCTGTCCGTCGGCAAGATGAACTATCTCGGCGCACTCAGCTAA
- a CDS encoding alkaline phosphatase family protein, translating to MPNPTSTEPYPSAGAAGKRPNVLLISADQWRGDCLSAVGNQCVKTPNVDALAREGVLFRRHYAGTAPCSPARATLYTGLYQMNHRVCRNGSPLDARFDNVALAARRAGYDPALFGYTDTAPDPRGRDPHDPHLTTYEGVLPGFTLRQLLPEHEKQWLSWLRSRGHADAVSRDIHIPVGAEPGEISSNAPAYSKEETQTAFLAGEFIRWLGEQDQPWFAHVSFLRPHPPFSVPEPYNRMFSAADGPAFARAADRETEMAAHPLLAFGLPLIGKGGFMYGGKGSISDWTSHDFATIRAIYYGMIAEVDAQLGRIWQALKDAGVWDDTVIVFTSDHAEMMGDHWMLGKGGFFDGSYHVPLVVRDPGQLATHGRQVEHFTSAADIFPSLCDRLGIAPENHVDGESLLPFLAGSEPENWRDAAFWEFDFRDIAEGVPEQHFGLRSNACNLAVIRDKRFKYVHCAGLPPLLFDLTKDPAELSNVAEDGAYMAIRLAYAEKLLSLRAEHLDQTLAYTELTEKGPVSLRP from the coding sequence ATGCCAAATCCAACCAGCACTGAGCCTTACCCTTCAGCTGGTGCGGCGGGCAAGCGTCCAAACGTTCTTCTGATTTCGGCCGATCAATGGCGGGGGGATTGCCTTTCCGCCGTCGGGAATCAATGCGTGAAGACGCCGAATGTCGATGCGCTCGCGCGGGAAGGCGTGCTCTTCCGGCGGCACTATGCCGGAACGGCCCCCTGTTCGCCGGCGCGCGCGACGCTCTATACCGGCCTCTATCAGATGAACCATCGCGTTTGCCGCAATGGTTCGCCGCTGGATGCCCGTTTCGACAATGTCGCGCTTGCCGCACGCCGGGCCGGCTATGACCCGGCGCTGTTCGGCTATACCGACACGGCGCCCGATCCGCGCGGCCGCGATCCCCATGATCCGCATCTGACGACCTATGAGGGCGTGCTGCCCGGCTTCACGCTGCGGCAGCTTTTGCCCGAGCACGAGAAACAATGGCTTTCCTGGCTGCGGTCGCGCGGCCATGCTGATGCCGTCAGCCGGGATATCCATATTCCCGTCGGCGCCGAGCCGGGCGAGATTTCCAGCAACGCACCCGCCTATTCCAAGGAGGAGACGCAGACAGCCTTTCTGGCGGGCGAGTTCATCCGCTGGCTCGGAGAGCAGGATCAGCCCTGGTTCGCGCATGTTTCCTTTTTGAGGCCGCACCCGCCTTTCTCAGTGCCAGAGCCTTATAACCGCATGTTTTCGGCCGCCGACGGCCCGGCTTTTGCGCGTGCCGCTGATCGCGAGACGGAAATGGCAGCGCATCCGCTGCTCGCCTTCGGCCTGCCGCTGATCGGCAAGGGCGGCTTCATGTATGGCGGCAAAGGCTCCATCAGCGACTGGACGTCACACGACTTTGCGACAATCCGCGCGATCTATTACGGCATGATTGCCGAGGTCGACGCGCAGCTTGGCCGGATCTGGCAAGCATTGAAGGATGCAGGCGTCTGGGACGATACCGTCATCGTCTTCACCTCGGACCATGCCGAGATGATGGGCGACCACTGGATGCTCGGCAAGGGCGGTTTCTTCGACGGCAGCTATCATGTGCCGCTCGTCGTTCGCGATCCCGGCCAGCTTGCCACGCACGGCCGGCAGGTGGAGCATTTCACCAGTGCCGCGGATATTTTCCCGAGCCTGTGCGACCGGCTTGGCATCGCCCCGGAAAATCATGTCGACGGCGAAAGCCTGTTGCCGTTCCTCGCAGGGTCCGAACCGGAAAACTGGCGCGATGCGGCCTTCTGGGAGTTCGACTTCCGCGATATCGCCGAGGGTGTCCCGGAGCAGCATTTCGGCTTGCGGTCCAATGCCTGCAATCTCGCCGTCATCCGCGACAAGCGCTTCAAATATGTTCATTGCGCCGGGTTGCCGCCGCTGCTCTTCGATCTGACGAAGGATCCGGCCGAGCTGTCCAATGTTGCCGAAGACGGCGCCTATATGGCGATCAGGCTTGCCTATGCTGAAAAGCTGCTTTCCCTTCGCGCGGAGCATTTGGACCAGACGCTCGCCTATACGGAACTGACGGAAAAAGGGCCGGTTTCGCTCCGGCCCTGA